The genomic stretch TTGCCGAGCCGAGCGAGTAACTCGGGCCAGCGCTCGGAGAAATCATTGACCAGGTAGATGGTGTGCTGTTTGGGCCCCGGGGCGAAGGCGAGCAAGGGAGCTACTCCCCCATGTCCGCTCTCATAGCGGTACGCGCATTCGCCGAATCCAATGATGCGCCCGGCCCACACAACAGGCTTTTCGTTGCTGATCTCACCAAAGAGCGCAAGTAGTTCCTCGGCTTCAGCACGCCGTGGACCCGTGGCGCGGTCCAGGACCGACGCAACTGGCAGGTCCGATGGCGACATAACCGGTGGCTTCGTTGCCATGACGTTCCTCGCTATCGTGCTGGGTATCCCCAGCGTACAACCGTAGGACAAGATCCGAGGTGGGAGCGTCCCCGAACCCCGGCACCACCACGATTCAGTGGCAAAAGTACGAACTTCGGCTCATCGACGTCTTGTCGAGGGTGTGGGAACCACCGCCGGTACCTTCCCAGCAGTGGTTTTCACTGTGCGGCGTCCCCGGCAGTGGTTTTCACTGTGCGGCGTCCCCGGCCCACGCTCAGCAGCAGGTACACAGCAGTGCCCGCCAACACACCCCAGAACGGGGAGACAATGCCCAGCGGCGCGATGCCCGAGGCGGTGATAATCAGGGTGACTACCGCAGCCTCAATGGCCGCGGGACCGTGCGAACCGGTATCGAGCATGTCCAGCATCGACCCCTGCAAGGCGCCGA from Paeniglutamicibacter sp. Y32M11 encodes the following:
- a CDS encoding DUF1801 domain-containing protein; the protein is MATKPPVMSPSDLPVASVLDRATGPRRAEAEELLALFGEISNEKPVVWAGRIIGFGECAYRYESGHGGVAPLLAFAPGPKQHTIYLVNDFSERWPELLARLGKYRASKVCLYLTRLTGVDRGALRELLEHSLAAT